The following coding sequences lie in one Myxococcus xanthus genomic window:
- a CDS encoding glycosyltransferase family 4 protein, giving the protein MSHPLRVLHISSGNLYGGIETLLHTMARERNLRPSLSHAFALCFEGRLARELRDAGVEVRVLGPAKTGRPWSVWRARRVLRELLRGGRYDVVICHAIWPQALFGPVVRTAGVPLAFFQHDALTGQHWLERWARVTPPDLVLTNSRFAAGTLVSVYPQVPWHVTHCPLPMPPPALGASERARVRTELGATEGDAVIVHASRMQEGKGQRLLLEALGRLRAVPGWRVWFAGGAQRPDEEAYLEGLRAQAKHLGIEERLRFLGQRSDVSRLLRAADIHCHPNSRPEAFGLAFVEALQAGLPVVTTPMGGALEIVDASCGVFVRPEPEALALALGRLIEDPQTRVRLGAAGPARAAELSDAGGFLRGMEEALRALSEQEVPV; this is encoded by the coding sequence ATGAGCCATCCCCTGCGCGTGCTGCACATCTCCAGCGGCAACCTCTACGGTGGCATCGAGACGTTGCTGCACACGATGGCGCGCGAGCGGAACCTTCGCCCGTCGCTGTCACATGCCTTCGCGCTCTGCTTCGAGGGTCGGCTGGCGCGGGAGCTGCGCGACGCGGGCGTGGAGGTGCGTGTGCTGGGGCCCGCGAAGACAGGCCGGCCCTGGTCCGTGTGGCGCGCGCGGAGAGTCTTGCGCGAGCTGCTGCGCGGCGGGCGCTACGACGTCGTCATCTGCCACGCCATCTGGCCTCAGGCCCTGTTCGGGCCCGTGGTGCGCACCGCTGGCGTTCCCCTGGCCTTCTTCCAGCATGACGCCCTGACTGGCCAGCATTGGCTGGAGCGGTGGGCCCGTGTCACGCCGCCCGACCTGGTGCTGACCAACAGCCGCTTCGCCGCGGGCACGCTGGTGTCCGTCTATCCCCAGGTGCCTTGGCATGTGACGCACTGTCCGCTGCCCATGCCACCGCCGGCGCTGGGAGCGTCCGAGCGCGCGCGCGTGCGCACGGAGCTGGGGGCCACCGAAGGGGACGCCGTCATCGTCCACGCCAGCCGGATGCAGGAGGGGAAGGGCCAGCGCTTGTTGCTGGAGGCGCTGGGCCGGCTGCGAGCGGTGCCGGGCTGGCGCGTCTGGTTCGCTGGCGGCGCTCAGCGTCCGGACGAGGAAGCCTATCTGGAGGGGCTGCGGGCGCAGGCGAAGCACCTGGGTATCGAGGAGCGGCTGCGGTTCCTGGGGCAACGCTCGGATGTGTCGCGACTGCTGCGCGCCGCGGACATCCACTGCCATCCCAACTCGAGGCCAGAGGCGTTCGGTCTGGCCTTCGTGGAGGCGCTCCAGGCGGGCCTGCCCGTGGTGACCACGCCGATGGGGGGCGCGCTGGAAATCGTGGATGCCTCCTGCGGGGTGTTCGTCCGCCCGGAGCCGGAGGCACTGGCCCTGGCCCTGGGACGGCTCATCGAGGACCCGCAGACGCGTGTCCGGCTGGGCGCGGCGGGGCCCGCGCGTGCCGCGGAGTTGAGCGATGCGGGAGGCTTCCTTCGCGGCATGGAGGAGGCGCTGCGCGCGCTGTCCGAGCAGGAGGTGCCGGTGTGA